A stretch of DNA from Mycobacterium senriense:
GCGCCGGGCGATCTCCTCGGCCGCCTCGGCGCCGAGCTCGATGCCCAGGATCCCGGCCGAGCGGGCCAGCACCCGCTCCAGCTCCGCGGGCTCGTAGAAGTCCATGTGCGCGGTGAAGCCGAACCGGTCGCGCAGCGGGCCGGTCAGCGCGCCGGACCGGGTGGTCGCGCCCACCAGGGTGAATGGCGCCACCTCCAGCGGGATCGACGTCGCCCCGGGGCCCTTGCCGACCACCACGTCGACGCGGAAGTCCTCCATCGCCAGGTAGAGCATCTCCTCGGCGGGCCGGGCGATGCGGTGGATCTCATCGATGAACAGCACGTCGTGCTCGACCAGGTTGGACAGCATCGCGGCCAGGTCGCCGGCGCGTTCCAGCGCCGGGCCGGACGTCACCCGCAGCGAGGACCCGAGCTCGGCGGCGATGATCATGGCCAGCGACGTCTTGCCCAGCCCCGGCGGACCGGACAACAGAATGTGATCCGGTGTGTTGCCGCGGTTTTTGGCTCCCTCGATGACGAGCTGCAGCTGTTCGCGCACTCGCGGTTGGCCGATGAACTCGCGCAGCGAGCGCGGTCGCAGGCTGACATCGATGTCGCCTTCAGCCGGCGCCAGCGCCGCTGAAACCTCCCGAACCTCCCGGTCCTGGTAGTCGTCCGTCATCGGGACTTACCCAGCAACGACAGCGCGGCCCGCAGCGCGGTCGACGTCGTGGCGTCGTGGTCGCCGGCCAGCACCTTGTCGGTGGCCTCCTCGGCCTGCTTGGCCGCAAATCCAAGGCCGACAAGGGCTTCCACGACCGGGCCGCGCACCGCGTGGCCATTGAGATCCGCGTGGCCCGCGCCGGCCGATGCGTCCGCTGCGCCGACGCCGACCTTGTCGCGAAGTTCGAGCACCATGCGTTCGGCGCCGCGTTTGCCGATCCCGGGGACCCGGGTCAGCGCGCTGACGTCGCTGTCGTGCAGCGCCTGGCGCAACGCGCCGGCGTCGTGGACGGCCAGGGTCGCCATCGCCAGCCGCGACCCCACCCCCGACACCGACAGCAGGGTCAGGAACAGGTCGCGGGTCTCGGTGTCGGCGAACCCGTACAGCGTCATGGAATCCTCGCGGACAACCATCGCGGTGATCAGCCGGGCCTCGGTCCCCGAGCGCAGCGTCGCCAGCGTCGACGGCGTCGCGTTCACCCGGTACCCGACGCCGGCGGCCTCGATCACCACGTGATCGAGCGCCACCTCGAGCACCTCGCCGCGCACCGAGGCGATCATCGGGCGGCCTTCAGTTTGGCGTTCAGCTTGGCCTTGTACTTCTGTCGCTGCTCGGCGGCCATCGCCTCGGCGGCGGCCATCCGGGCGATCATCGGTGCCCGCCAGCAATGACAGATCGCCAGTGCCAGCGCGTCGGCCGCGTCGGCCGGCGTCGGTTTGGCTTGCAGCTCAAGGATTCTCGTGACCATAGCGGTGACCTGCGCCTTATCCGCGGCACCGTTGCCGGTGACCGCGGCCTTGACCTCGCTAGGGGTATGGAAGTGGACATCGATGCCACGCCTGGCGGCCGCCAGGGCGACCACGCCGCCGGCCTGCGCGGTGCCCATCACCGTCGACACGTTGAGTTGGGAGAACACCCGCTCGACCGCCACGACGTCCGGGTGGTGGGTGGCCAGCCAGTGCTCGACGGCGTCGCTGATCTTCAGCAGTCGCTCGGCCAGCGGGGCGTCGGCGGGCGTGCGCACCACGTCGACGTCCAGGGCGACGACCGTGCGCCCGCGCCCGCTTTCGACGACCGACAGACCGCATCGGGTCAGGCCGGGATCGACGCCCATCACCCGCATTCCCGCTCCCACCTAGTAGAACAGCTGTTCGATACCCTAGCGGCCGGCGGTGACGGGCCCGGGTAGGACACGCGGCCGCACCACCGATTCCCGCGGTGACGTTACGGCGCCGAACCCGAGAAAAAGCTGTTAGCTTTAGCCCACGTTCGCTCGAGCAATGTGGCAACGGAGGGGTTGGCGTGGGATCTCTGCTGGTCATGATCGCCGTGGTGCTCTTCATCGCGTCGATCGTGGTGCTCGTGGTGGCTTTGCGGCGGCCGAAAGAACCGGCCCAGCGAGGCGGGCGCCAGGATCCGCTGGCCGCCGACGCGATGCCGCAGTTCGGCCCCCGCCAACTCGGGCCCGGGGCCATCGTCAGCTACGGCGGCATCGACTACATCGTGCGCGGTTCGGTCACTTTCCGCGAAGGCCCCTTCGTCTGGTGGGAACACCTGCTGGAGGGCGGCGACCAGCCGATGTGGTTCAGCGTCGAGGAAGACGACGGGCGCCTCGAGCTGGCGATATGGGTCACGCGCAAGGACGTGCCGCTGCGGCCCGGCGACCCATACGTCGTCGACGGTGTGATGTTCCACGAGTCCGAACGCGGCCGCGCCTCCTACACGACCGAAGGCACCACCGGCCTGCCGGCCGGCGGCGAGATGGAATTCGTCGACTGCACCAACACCGACGAGTCGGCGCTGCTCTCGTTCGAGCGCTGGGCCCCGGACATGCCCTGGGAAGTATCGACGGGCAGGTCGGTCTCGCCCGGCGAGATCACCGTGTACGCGGCGCCCCCACCGAGCCCGGCGTAGAGCACGAGGTCTCGCCGGTGCCCCTCCATCAACTCGCCGTGACCCCGGCCGACGTATCCGGGGAACGGCTGGGACTGGCTCTCAACGCGCCCGTACCCGCGCCCCTGGCCAGCTGCCGGCTGGACCACCCCGGCGGCGGCGCCGCGCTGCTGCTCGGCGTGCTCGGCGCCTCGCACGTCGTCGCCGTGGAGCATGCGTTCTCCGAGGAAATCTCGTGCACCGCACGCAGTCTCGGGGCCGACCTGCCGCAGCGCACCGAGGCGCCCGGCTACCGCCTGCACTCCCGCACCGACGCCCACGACGAGGCGAGCTTTCGCGGCCTCGCGCGCGACCTGCGCGGCCGTTGCGCCCACCGCACGGGCTGGCTAGGCGGCACGTTTCCCGGCGATGACGCCGCGCTGACCGTGCTGGCCGCCGAACCCGACGGCGCCGGCTGGCGCTGGCAGACCTGGCACCTCTATCCGGGGCGTCCCGTCGGCAATGGCGGAACGGTGGTACACACGGCCAGCCGGTGGCGCCCGTGAGCCGCAACCGCCTGTTCGTGATCGCCGGCGTGCTGGGCGTGGCCGGCGTGACATGTCTGATCTTCGGAATCCTGTTGCTGCAGAAGAACATTGCGTCGTACATCGCCGGCCACTATCACGAGTACGCCCGCGACGTGAACGGGACTCGCTACCAGTGCACCGGGTCACCCGATCAGGTGGCCGACGTGCTCGCCGACTACGCGGAACCCGACGCGCGGGCCGACAACGGCAATACCGAGTACCTGCGTTACAGCAACAACATCGTGATCGTCGGCCCCGACGGCAGCTACGCGTGCAGCATCCGCGTGGAACCGCTGAGCGCCGGATACAGCCACGGCGCCTTCATCTTCCTCGGCCCCGGGTTTTTCCCGGGATCCCCATCCGGCGGCGCAGGCGGCACGCCCGGCGGCCCCGGCGGAATCAAGTGACGGCACCACCGCAAAGGAGAACACCATGTATCTCGCCGTCGAGATCGGCACCGTCGACCTCAATCCCGTGCTGAAAGGCGCAGTCGCGACGATCCTGTACTTCGTCGTCGGCATGGCTGTGCTTCTCGTCGGGTTCTACGCGGTCGACGTGCTGACCCCGGGAAAGCTGCGCCAGCTGGTGTTCATCGACCGCCGGCCCAACGCCGTGGTCGTCGCGGGCGCGATGTACATCGCCCTGACCATCGTCATCATCACCGCCATCGCCAACAGCTACAGCCAGCTGGGCCAGGGACTCGTCGGGGTGGCGGTGTTCGGGCTGATGGGCGTGATCCTGCTGGGCGTCGCGCTGCTGGCGATGCACCTGCTGATCCCGGGCAGTTTTCACGAGCACATCGACGAGCCGGAGCTGCATCCGGGATCGTTCGCGGTGGCGCTGATACTGCTGGCCGTTGGAGGGGTGACCGCCGCGGCGGTGTCATGAGCACCGTCGGGTCGAGGGCCAAGGTGCGGGCGCCCGAGGCGGCGCCGCCCGCGGCGGTGTCTGGTCGGTGGCGGGCGCTGTTGCTTGCCGCCGTTGCGGCGTGCGCGGCGTGCGGCATCATCTATGAACTCGCGCTGCTGACATTGTCGGCCAGCCTGGACGGCGGCGGGATCGTCGCCACCTCGCTGATCGTCGCGGGCTACATCGCCGCGCTGGGCGTGGGCGCGCTGCTGGTCAAGCCGCTGCTGGCGCACGCCGCGATCACCTTCATCGCCGTCGAGGCGCTGCTGGGCATCGTCGGTGGGCTGTCGGCGGCGGCGCTGTACGTGGTGTTCGCGTTCCTGGACGGGTCCGTCGGGTCGACGTGGGTGCTCGCGGCGAGCACGGCGCTGATCGGTGGCCTGGTCGGTGCCGAGGTGCCGCTGTTGATGACGCTGCTGCACCAGGGCCGGATAGGCCCTGAAACAGACCCAGCCGCCGATGCCGGACGCACGCTGGCCAACCTGAACGCCGCCGACTACCTGGGCGCACTGCTGGGCGGGCTGGTCTGGCCGTTCCTGCTGCTGCCGCAGCTGGGGATGATTCGCGGCGCGGCGGCCACCGGCATGATCAACCTGGCGGCCGCCGCCGTCGTGGCGATTTTCCTGTTGCGCCAAGTGGTTTCGACGCGGCAGCTGGTGCTGGCGCTGTGCGCGCTGGCCGCCGCGGTGGGGCTGCTCGCCACCCTGCTGCTGCGTTCGGCCGACGTCGAAACAACAAGCAGGCAAAGGCTTTACGCCGACCCGATCGTCGCCTACCGGCACACGGCCTATCAGGAGATCGTGGTGACCCGGCGCGGCAACGACACCCGGCTGTATCTCGATGGGGGCCTGCAGTTCTCCACTCGCGACGAATACCGCTACACCGAAAGCCTGGTCTACCCCGCGCTCGGCAACGGCGCCCAATCGGTGCTGGTGCTCGGCGGCGGCGACGGACTGGCGGCCCGCGAATTGCTGCGCCAGCCCGGCATTTCCAAGATCGTGCAGGTCGAGCTCGACCCCGCGGTGATCGACATCGCGCGCACCACGCTGCGCGCCGCCAATGGCGGTTCGCTGGACAATCCGCGGGTGGCCGTGCTGACCCAGGACGCGATGAACTGGTTGCGCGGACCGGACGTGGACCGCTTCGACGCGGTCATCGTCGACCTTCCCGATCCCAACACACCCGTGCTGGGCCGGCTGTACTCGGCGGAGTTCTACGCACTGGTGGCCCGCGCGCTGGCTCCCGGTGGGTTGATGGTGGTGCAGGCGGGCAGCCCGTTTTCCACCCCGACGGCGTATTGGCGCACGGTTTCGACGATCCGGGCCGCCGGTTACGCGGTCACGCCCTATCACGTGCACGTGCCCACGTTCGGCGACTGGGGATTCGCCCTGGCGCGGCGCGCGGACGTCGCGCCCACCCCGAAGGTGCCCACCAACGCGCCCCCGCTGCGTTACCTCAACCAGCAGGTGCTCGACGCGGCCGGCGTATTCGGCGGCGACATCGGCCCGCGCCCCGTCGAGCCGTCGACCCTGGACAATCCGCGCATCGTCGAGGACATGCGGCACGGGTACGACTAGCTACTCCTCGTCGAGCGCCGCGAGCACCTCGTCGGACAGGTCGACATTGGTCCAGACGTTCTGCACGTCGTCGCTGTCCTCCAGCGCGTCGACCAGCTTGAACACCTTCCGCGCGCCCTCGACGTCGACGGGCACGCTGACCGACGGCTGGAAGCTGGCCTCGGCCGATTCGTAGTCGATGCCGGCGTCCTGCAGCGCGGTGCGCACCGCCACCAGATCGGTCGGCTCGGAGATGACCTCGAAGCTCTCACCGAGGTCGTTCACGTCCTCGGCGCCGGCGTCCAGCACGGCGGTCAGCACGTCGTCTTCGCTCAGGCCGTTCTTTTCCAGCGTGACGACGCCCTTGCGGGTGAACAGGTAGGACACCGATCCGGGATCGGCCATGTTGCCGCCGTTGCGGGTCACCGCCACCCGGACCTCGCCGGCCGCGCGGTTGCGGTTGTCGGTGAGGCACTCGATCAGCACCGCCACGCCGTTGGGGCCGTAGCCCTCATACATGATCGTCTGGTAGTCGGCGCCGCCGGCTTCCTCGCCCGCGCCCCGCTTGCGGGCGCGCTCGATGTTGTCGTTGGGCACCGATGTCTTCTTCGCCTTCTGGATGGCGTCATACAGCGTCGGATTGCCAGCCGGGTCACCGCCGCCGGTGCGGGCGGCGACCTCGATGTTCTTGATCAGCCGGGCAAACTCCTTGCCACGCCGCGCGTCTTTGACGGCCTTCTGGTGCTTGGTGGTGGCCCACTTGGAATGGCCGCTCATCGGTGTCCTATCTGAAAAGTCCTTTGTTTTTGTGGCCAGACGAGTCTACGTGGACGGTTGGGGTGGGTCGCCCGGCCACTACCCGGCCGTCTCAGCGTCCCCAGGAGTCACGGCAGGGCGGGGATATGCCGCTTCCACAACGCGCTAGCGCATCCGCTAGCGCGTTTCGCAGTCACCTCACCACCCGGATGCTGGTGCCGCTGTGGCCGGTGTGCAACCGGTCGTCAGCCGGTGACGAGGTCGACGAACAGGTGGTGGATGCGCCGGTCACCGGTCATCTCCGGATGAAACGCCGTGGCCAGCTTGCGGCCCTGCTTCACCGCGACAACGTGCCCGGCCGCGCTGGCCAGCACCTCCACGCCGTCACCGGCGCGCTCGACCCACGGCGCGCGGATGAATACCGCGCGCACCGGATCGCTGAGCCCCGCGAACGGAATGTCACCCTCAAACGAATCGACCTGACGCCCAAAGGCGTTGCGCCGCACCGTCATATCGATCCCGCGCAGCGGCAGTGCCTCGCGACCGCCCGCGCCGGCGTCCAGGATCTCGCTGGCCAGCAGGATCATCCCGGCACAGGCGCCGTAGGCGGGCAGCCCGTCGGCCAGCAGGCCACGCAGCGGCTCCAGCAGCCCGAGGTCTAGCAGCAGGTGGCTCATGGTGGTCGATTCCCCACCGGGAATGACCAGCCCGTCGACCGACTCGAGCTCGCCGCGCCGGCGCACCGGCATCGACTCGGCACCCGCCTCGCGCAGGGCGGCCAGGTGTTCGCGGGTGTCCCCCTGCAGGGCCAGGACCCCGATCCGCGGCGCGCTCACTGCTGGGTGGGCAGGAATCCGCGGGGGAAGCGGGTCAGGCCCTCCTGCATGACCGCCGCGACCATCTCGCCGTGCCGGTTGAAGATCTTGCCCTGGCACAGCGCCCGCCCGCCGCAGGCCGACGGCGAGCTCTGGTCGTAGAGCAGCCACTCGTCGGCCCGGAACATCCGCATGAACCACATCGCGTGGTCCAGCGACGCCACCTGCAGGTGCTCCCGCTCCTCAAGGTGGGTGACCTGCGCCGAACCGAGCAGCGTCAGGTCGCTCATGTAGGCCAGCGCGCAGATGTGCAGCACCGGGTCGTCGGGCAGCGGGTCGCGGTGGCGAAACCACACCTGCTGCTGGGAGGCCTTGCCCGGAAGCCGGTGGATCTGGTCGCGCGGAGCGATGCGGACGTCCCACTCCTGGAACTGCTTGAAGCCCTCGTCGTCGAACACCTTCATCGACTTGAGCCCCGGCAGGTCGTCCGGAGGCGGCGCCGCGGGCATCACGTCCTGATGGTGGATGCCCTCCTGATCCGTCTGGAACGACGCCGACATGGAGAAGATGGTGGCGCCGTGCTGGATGGCGTTGACCCGCCGCGTGCAGAACGACCCGCCGTCGCGCAGCCGCTCGACGATGAAGATGGTGGGCGCCGAGGAGTCGCCGGGCCGGATGAAGTAGCCGTGCAACGAGTGCACCAGGAAGCTCGGGTCCACGGTGCGCACCGCCGAGACCAGCGACTGGCCCGCCACCTGGCCCCCGAAGGTGCGCTGGAAGTTTCCCTGTTCGGGGCTGAATACGCTCCCGCGGTAGATGTTGACCTCGAGTTGCTCGAGGTCAAGGATCTTCTCGATCGACACGGACTGTTTTTACCAGCCGCGCTGCGCCAGGCGATGGGGCTCCGGGACCTGCTCGACGTTGATGCCCACCATCGCCTCCCCCAGCCCGCGCGACACCTTGGCCAGCACGTCGGGGTCGTCGTAGAAGGTGGTCGCCTTGACGATGGCGGCGGCGCGCTGCGCGGGGTCGCCGGACTTGAAGATGCCCGACCCCACGAACACGCCCTCGGCACCGAGCTGCATCATCATCGCCGCGTCCGCCGGGGTGGCGATGCCGCCCGCGGTGAACAGGGTGACCGGCAGCTTGCCCGCCCGGGCCACCTCGACGACGAGGTCGTGGGGGGCCTGCAATTCCTTTGCGGCGACGTATAATTCGTCTTCGGACAGCGACGTCAGGCGGCGGATCTCGCCGCCGATCGCCCGCATGTGGGTGGTCGCGTTGGAGACGTCGCCGGTCCCTGCTTCACCCTTGGAGCGGATCATGGCCGCGCCCTCGCTGATCCGCCGCAGCGCCTCGCCGAGGTTGGTCGCCCCGCACACGAACGGCACGGTGAACTTCCACTTGTCGATGTGGTGGGTGTAGTCGGCGGGGGTGAGCACCTCGGATTCGTCGACGTAGTCCACGCCGAGACTCTGCAGGATCTGCGCCTCGACGAAGTGGCCGATGCGGGCCTTGGCCATCACCGGGATGGTCACCGCGGCGATGATGCCCTCGATCATGTCCGGGTCGCTCATCCGCGACACCCCACCCTGCGCGCGGATGTCGGCGGGCACCCGCTCCAGCGCCATTACGGCGACGGCGCCGGCGGCCTCGGCGATCTTGGCCTGCTCGGGGGTGACGACGTCCATGATGACGCCGCCCTTGAGCATCTCGGCCATGCCGCGTTTGACGCGCGCCGTTCCGGTTCGCCCGTTGCCGTTCGGTGGGTGGGCGGTACTCACTGCATGATCTCCTTCAACCGTTGTCGACCCAGTCTAATGAGGCGCTTTAGCCCGCGTTGACGCCACGGAGTCAGCGGATGGACAGCAGCGGCCCGGAGGTGCGGCCGCTGGCCAGCGCGGCCGCATCGGTGAGCAGTCCGGATAGTTGCATGGGGTACACCGTCTCCCCCGCCGCGACCAGCGCAGCGATGTCAGCAGCGTCACACCAGCGGTGGCCGTGGATGTAGCTGCATTCCAGCTCGGTTCGGCCCGCGCGCGACGGCTCGAACCGCTGGGTGCGGTAGACGAAGTAGAACTCCTCGCTGTCGATCAGCGAGCCGTTGAACTCGAAGACCTCGTCGCGCCGCCACACCGGCCCGACCATCTCGGCCGGCGCGACCCGCAAACCGGTTTCTTCGGCCAGCTCCCGCGCGGCGGCCTCGGCCAGCCGCTCCCCCTGCTGCACCTCGCCGCCCACCGTGAACCACCACTTCGGTGCGTGCTGGTGCGTGAGCGCGGGATCCGACCCGCACAGCAGCAGCACCGCGCCGGTGTCGTCGAGCAGCACGACGCGCGCCGAGGTGCGGTGGTTGAGGACGCCGTGGTCGCCGTGGGCCAGCGCGTGCGGCCGCTCGACGATTTCGAAATAGCTGGGCAGCGCGGCGGTTCCGCCGAGGTGGAACAGCCGCACCAGGGGCCGTTCGGCCAGCGCCAGGGTGTCGCGGACCGCGTCGTTGTGGAAGCGACGGGCCAGCACCACCCGGGCCTCGGCGTCGGCCAGCTCGGCGATCAGCCCGGCCGGCAGCGACGCCGGATCGACGAGGGCCAGCGCGGCCGACAGCGCGTTCTCCGCGTTTTCCCGCGCGGGCCGCGGCGCCCCCTCCGCGGCGTCGGCCAGCGCCGCCAGCCGCCGCCCTTCGGACGCGCCGCCATAGGCGTCGATGGCGACGGCGCGCGACACCACCGCGCGCCGTGCCAGTGCGCCGTCGAGCGCCTGCCACGAGAGGTCGTAGCGGACGTGCAACCGGTCCAGCCGGTTGGCCGTCCGGTACGCCCACGCGCCGAAGACCGCCAGCACCGCGACGAAGACCGCGATGGCGACAATCAGCCATGTCATCAACTGGCCACCTCAACCTTGGCGCCTGACGCGGCGACCGTCTCGTACACCCGCATGATCTGGCTGGCCACCACCGACCAGTCGTAGCGCTGGACGGCGGCCGAACCGGCCGTCACATATCGTTCCCGCAGCACATCATCCTCCAGCACCGCGATCAGCGCATCGGCAAGCGCGTCGCCGTCGCCGACGGGCACCAGGCAGCCCACGTCGCCGTTACGCAGCACGCGGCGGAAGGCGTCCAGATCGCTCGCCACCACCGGGGTGCCGGCGGCCAGCGCCTCGACCAGCACGATGCCGAAGCTCTCGCCGCCGAGGTTGGGCGCGCAGTACGCGTCGGCGCTGCGCATGGCCGACGCCTTTCCGGCGTCGTCGACCTGGCCGAGGAAGCGGATATGGTCCACCAATTCGCCTGCCTGGACGCGCAATTGGTCCTCGTCCCCGCGACCGACGACCAGCAGCTGCACGTCGGGGAAACGTTCGACCAGCCCCGGCAGCGCGTCGAGCAGCACCGACATGCCCTTGCGTGGCTCGTCGTAGCGGCCCAGGAACAGCACCGCCTTGCCGGCGCGCGGGTAGCCGTCCATGCGCGGCGCCGAGGCGAACGAAGCGACGTCGACGCCGTTGGGGATCTCCACCGCGTCGGTGCCCAGCGCCTCCATCTGCCAGCGGCGGGCCAAATCGGAGACCGCGATCCGCCCGACGATCTTCTCGTGCATCGGGCGCAGGATGCCCTGAAACACCGTCAGCGTCAGCGATTTGGTGGTCGACGTGTGAAACGTCGCCACGATCGGACCCTCGGCGATGTTCAGCGCCAGCATCGATAGGCTCGGTGCGTTGGGCTCGTGCAGGTGCAGCACGTCGAAAGCGCCTTCGGCGAGCCACTTTTTCACCTTGCGGTGGGTGGCCGGCCCGAACCGCAGCCGGGCCACCGACCCGTTGTAGGGAATCGGGACGGCCTTGCCAGCCGAGACGACGTAGTCGGGCAGCGCGGCGTGCGGCGAGGACGGCGCGAGCACGCTGACTTCGTGGCCCCGCGCGCGCATCACCTCGGCCAGCTGCAGGACGTGCGACTGCACCCCGCCGGGAACGTCGAACGAGTAGGGACAGACCATCCCGATCCGCATCAGGTGTCCTTCAGCCGGGCCTGCTTGGCTTCGGGGAGGTCAGCCAGCCACTGCGGCTGCATCATGTGCCAGTCCTCGGGACGCACGGCGATGTTCTTCTCGAACTGATCGGCCATCGCCTGAGTGATGGCGCCGACGTCGCCGCTGGTGCAGTCCAGGGGCGGGTGTATCGACACGCCCCAGCCGCGGTCCTCGAACCAGCAGTGTGCCGGCAGCAGGGCCGTCCCGGTCGCGATGGCGAGCTTCGCCGGTCCGGCCGGCAACCGGGTGGGCTCGCCGAAGAAATCGACCTGCACGCCGGTGCGGGTGAGGTCGCGCTCGGCCATCAGGCACACCACCCGGTTGTCCCGCAGCCGATCGCACAACACGTCGAACGGCGACCGTTCCCCCCCGGACAGCGGCAGCACCTCGAAGCCCAGGCGTTCGCGGTAGGCAATGAAGCGCCGGTACAGCGACTCGGGTTTGAGTCGCTCGGCGACGGTGGTGAAGGTGCCGTGGGTCTGCGCCAACCACACCCCGGCCATGTCCCAGTTGCCGCTGTGCGGCAACGCGATCACCGCGCCGCGGCCGGCGGACAGCGCCGCCTCGATATGGTCTCGCCCCAGCACCGAGTCGTGCAGCTCGCGGCCCATCGCGGCCAGGTCCATCCCCGGCAGGCGGAACGCCTCGCGCCAGTAGCGGGCGTAGGAGGCCAGCGAGGCCCGCATCAGCGAGTCGGGCACCTCCTCGGGTGCGACCCCGATCACGCGGGCCAGGTTCTTGCGCAGCTGCTCGGGGCCGCCGCCGCGGGCGGCGTAGCGCGCCCCGGCCTCAAAGACGTTGCGCGCGGCGAACTCCGGCATCGCCCGCACCGCCATCCAGCCGGACGCGTAGGCCCAGTCGGCGGCCCTCCCGCCCGTCAGGCTGCCCACCGTCCGGCCGGCCAGCCGGCGGGCCATCCGGCGTTGCGCCCCAATCGTTTTCATGCCCGGCGAAGTGGGAATCACGGCTCGCTCACCACCCGATCGGTCGCGCCCGGCGAGGTGCGCACCGCGTGCAACCGCTGCGCGCAGGTGAGGAGGCTGGCCGCCGCCAGGACCCACATCGCGACCGGCAGCGCGGGCGGCCAGGCGACGAACGGAAAGTCGGACACGCCGGCGCCGACAAGCACGATGATCAACCGTTCCGGCCGTTCGATCAGGCCGCCGTCGCCGCGCAGCCCGCTGGCTTCGGCGCGGGCCTTGATGTAGGAGATCACCTGCGAGGTCACCAGACAGATCAGAGTTGCGACCGCCAGCAGCTTGTCGTGCAGGCCGAAGACGATCCACCACAACAGCCCGCAGAACACCGCGCCGTCGCTGAGCCGGTCACAGGTGGCGTCCAGCACCGCGCCGAATCGGGTGCCGCCGCCGCGTTCCCGGGCCATCGCCCCGTCGAGCATGTCGAACAGGACGAAGAACCAGACCACCAGCGCGCCGGCGAACAGCTTGCCCATCGGGAAGAGCGTGAGCGCCCCGGCCACCGCGACGATGGTGCCCAGGATGGTGACGACGTCGGGGGTCAATCCCAGCCGTAGGCATGCCCGTGCGGTCGGAGTGGTCAGCCGCGCGAACGCCGCCCGCGACAGGAACGGCATTTTGCTCATGGTTGCTTTGTCCACTCCGTGGCCAGCAGCTGGCGCGTCTCGCGCAGCAATTGCGGGATCACCTTCGATCCGCCGATGATGGTGATGAAGTTCGCGTCGCCACCCCAGCGCGGCACCACGTGCACGTGCAGGTGTTCGGCCAGCGAGCCACCGGCCGACGTCCCCAGGTTCAGGCCGACGTTGAAACCGTGTGGGCGCGAGACGTTCTTGATGACGCGAATCGCCTTCTGAATGAAGAACATCAGCTCCGCGCTTTCGGGGTCGGTCAGGTCCTCGAGCTCGGAGACGCGCCGGTAGGGCACCACCATCAGGTGTCCGGGGTTGTAGGGGTAGAGGTTGAGCACGGCGTAGACGAGCTCGCCGCGGGCGACTACCAAGCCGTCTTCGTCGGCAAGATGCGGAATGTCGCTGAACGGCTGCTCGGTCTTGCCGTTGTCGCGCTTCATCGGCGCTTCGGCCAGATACGTCATCCGGTAC
This window harbors:
- the ruvB gene encoding Holliday junction branch migration DNA helicase RuvB, which gives rise to MTDDYQDREVREVSAALAPAEGDIDVSLRPRSLREFIGQPRVREQLQLVIEGAKNRGNTPDHILLSGPPGLGKTSLAMIIAAELGSSLRVTSGPALERAGDLAAMLSNLVEHDVLFIDEIHRIARPAEEMLYLAMEDFRVDVVVGKGPGATSIPLEVAPFTLVGATTRSGALTGPLRDRFGFTAHMDFYEPAELERVLARSAGILGIELGAEAAEEIARRSRGTPRIANRLLRRVRDFAEVRADGVITRDVAKSALAVYDVDELGLDRLDRAVLSALTRSFGGGPVGVSTLAVAVGEEATTVEEVCEPFLVRAGMIARTPRGRVATAKAWTHLGMTPPAGVTGLGQAGLFD
- the ruvA gene encoding Holliday junction branch migration protein RuvA; the protein is MIASVRGEVLEVALDHVVIEAAGVGYRVNATPSTLATLRSGTEARLITAMVVREDSMTLYGFADTETRDLFLTLLSVSGVGSRLAMATLAVHDAGALRQALHDSDVSALTRVPGIGKRGAERMVLELRDKVGVGAADASAGAGHADLNGHAVRGPVVEALVGLGFAAKQAEEATDKVLAGDHDATTSTALRAALSLLGKSR
- the ruvC gene encoding crossover junction endodeoxyribonuclease RuvC, whose protein sequence is MRVMGVDPGLTRCGLSVVESGRGRTVVALDVDVVRTPADAPLAERLLKISDAVEHWLATHHPDVVAVERVFSQLNVSTVMGTAQAGGVVALAAARRGIDVHFHTPSEVKAAVTGNGAADKAQVTAMVTRILELQAKPTPADAADALALAICHCWRAPMIARMAAAEAMAAEQRQKYKAKLNAKLKAAR
- a CDS encoding DUF4178 domain-containing protein, producing the protein MGSLLVMIAVVLFIASIVVLVVALRRPKEPAQRGGRQDPLAADAMPQFGPRQLGPGAIVSYGGIDYIVRGSVTFREGPFVWWEHLLEGGDQPMWFSVEEDDGRLELAIWVTRKDVPLRPGDPYVVDGVMFHESERGRASYTTEGTTGLPAGGEMEFVDCTNTDESALLSFERWAPDMPWEVSTGRSVSPGEITVYAAPPPSPA
- a CDS encoding DUF2617 family protein gives rise to the protein MPLHQLAVTPADVSGERLGLALNAPVPAPLASCRLDHPGGGAALLLGVLGASHVVAVEHAFSEEISCTARSLGADLPQRTEAPGYRLHSRTDAHDEASFRGLARDLRGRCAHRTGWLGGTFPGDDAALTVLAAEPDGAGWRWQTWHLYPGRPVGNGGTVVHTASRWRP
- a CDS encoding DUF4247 domain-containing protein; translation: MSRNRLFVIAGVLGVAGVTCLIFGILLLQKNIASYIAGHYHEYARDVNGTRYQCTGSPDQVADVLADYAEPDARADNGNTEYLRYSNNIVIVGPDGSYACSIRVEPLSAGYSHGAFIFLGPGFFPGSPSGGAGGTPGGPGGIK
- a CDS encoding DUF350 domain-containing protein; translation: MYLAVEIGTVDLNPVLKGAVATILYFVVGMAVLLVGFYAVDVLTPGKLRQLVFIDRRPNAVVVAGAMYIALTIVIITAIANSYSQLGQGLVGVAVFGLMGVILLGVALLAMHLLIPGSFHEHIDEPELHPGSFAVALILLAVGGVTAAAVS
- a CDS encoding polyamine aminopropyltransferase → MSTVGSRAKVRAPEAAPPAAVSGRWRALLLAAVAACAACGIIYELALLTLSASLDGGGIVATSLIVAGYIAALGVGALLVKPLLAHAAITFIAVEALLGIVGGLSAAALYVVFAFLDGSVGSTWVLAASTALIGGLVGAEVPLLMTLLHQGRIGPETDPAADAGRTLANLNAADYLGALLGGLVWPFLLLPQLGMIRGAAATGMINLAAAAVVAIFLLRQVVSTRQLVLALCALAAAVGLLATLLLRSADVETTSRQRLYADPIVAYRHTAYQEIVVTRRGNDTRLYLDGGLQFSTRDEYRYTESLVYPALGNGAQSVLVLGGGDGLAARELLRQPGISKIVQVELDPAVIDIARTTLRAANGGSLDNPRVAVLTQDAMNWLRGPDVDRFDAVIVDLPDPNTPVLGRLYSAEFYALVARALAPGGLMVVQAGSPFSTPTAYWRTVSTIRAAGYAVTPYHVHVPTFGDWGFALARRADVAPTPKVPTNAPPLRYLNQQVLDAAGVFGGDIGPRPVEPSTLDNPRIVEDMRHGYD
- a CDS encoding YebC/PmpR family DNA-binding transcriptional regulator codes for the protein MSGHSKWATTKHQKAVKDARRGKEFARLIKNIEVAARTGGGDPAGNPTLYDAIQKAKKTSVPNDNIERARKRGAGEEAGGADYQTIMYEGYGPNGVAVLIECLTDNRNRAAGEVRVAVTRNGGNMADPGSVSYLFTRKGVVTLEKNGLSEDDVLTAVLDAGAEDVNDLGESFEVISEPTDLVAVRTALQDAGIDYESAEASFQPSVSVPVDVEGARKVFKLVDALEDSDDVQNVWTNVDLSDEVLAALDEE